Proteins from a single region of Amycolatopsis sp. CA-230715:
- a CDS encoding transposase: MPPCKRRSYTAEYKVEAAHRVIDSGRTIAEVSRELGIDAGMLSVWVKDERRRVTAAEVHGDKPLEAAERAELLRLRGQVAELEKDNAFLVKASAYFAAMQKNRPGSL; this comes from the coding sequence CCTTGCAAGCGCCGGTCGTACACGGCGGAGTACAAGGTCGAGGCTGCTCACCGCGTGATCGATTCCGGCCGGACGATCGCTGAGGTTTCCCGCGAGCTGGGTATCGACGCGGGCATGTTGAGTGTCTGGGTCAAAGACGAACGTCGACGGGTCACCGCGGCCGAGGTCCACGGAGACAAACCTCTGGAGGCCGCCGAACGGGCCGAACTGTTGCGCTTGCGCGGACAGGTGGCCGAGCTAGAGAAGGACAACGCCTTCCTGGTAAAAGCCTCGGCGTACTTTGCCGCGATGCAGAAGAACCGGCCCGGTTCGCTCTGA
- a CDS encoding IS3 family transposase codes for MAKYAGPDEFTDTRSPSNARFSIRRMARLLGVSTSGYYAHAKRVAATVLTPRQQRRADLEVKITQVHQDSRGTYGSPRITAELRDQGEVVTAKTVAKIMASIGLEGISPRTFKVKTTVADPAASFPPDLVDRHFDRDRLDAVWLTDITYLTCGQGDMFLCAIRDGHSRKVLGYSISDHIGAEMVTDAIDAAVGTRGGRCRGTILHSDRGGEYTAHLTAKACFRHGLRRSMGVTGICWDNSPAESFWSTFKHEHYYRHAYVTKTELVAAIDKWITFYNSIRRNSAIGMLSPNNFEQSLRTAA; via the coding sequence ATGGCCAAGTACGCCGGCCCTGACGAGTTCACCGACACCAGGTCGCCGTCGAACGCGCGGTTCTCGATCCGGCGGATGGCACGGCTGCTGGGTGTGTCGACGTCGGGTTACTACGCGCACGCCAAACGCGTCGCAGCGACGGTGCTGACACCGCGGCAGCAACGCCGGGCCGACCTCGAGGTGAAGATCACCCAGGTGCACCAGGATTCCCGCGGGACCTATGGTTCGCCGCGGATCACCGCCGAACTGCGCGATCAGGGTGAGGTGGTTACCGCGAAGACGGTTGCCAAGATCATGGCCTCGATCGGGTTGGAAGGTATCAGCCCGCGCACGTTCAAGGTGAAGACGACAGTGGCCGATCCGGCCGCGTCGTTCCCACCGGATCTGGTCGACCGGCACTTCGACCGGGACCGGCTCGACGCGGTCTGGCTGACCGACATCACGTACCTGACGTGTGGTCAGGGTGACATGTTCCTGTGTGCGATCCGGGACGGGCACTCCCGGAAAGTGTTGGGCTACAGCATATCCGACCACATCGGCGCCGAGATGGTCACCGACGCGATCGATGCCGCCGTGGGCACCCGTGGCGGCAGATGCCGTGGCACGATCCTGCATTCCGACCGTGGCGGCGAGTACACCGCGCACCTGACAGCGAAGGCGTGCTTCCGGCACGGGCTGCGCCGGTCGATGGGCGTGACCGGAATCTGCTGGGACAACAGCCCAGCGGAGTCGTTCTGGTCGACGTTCAAACACGAGCACTACTACCGGCACGCCTACGTCACGAAGACAGAACTCGTTGCCGCGATTGACAAATGGATCACCTTCTACAACAGTATCCGACGGAACTCCGCCATCGGGATGCTCAGTCCCAACAACTTCGAGCAGTCACTCCGAACGGCTGCCTGA
- a CDS encoding CPBP family intramembrane glutamic endopeptidase has translation MEDTHRSTVAAEPQPPRGIAGRLLADRHSLPLSIALHLVPGALIVAVYLLIAEPVVLAIGAPVFLGWAIALCLVLGPLMAGLYWLGRRRNGRFSLRGVLRYTDKPLPRGKLVAMAILLFLWMMVLSTALTPLDSFVFDHFFTWLPFADAGGGATTYLEKSGHSAMLTTLVICLPLTGVSLPLIEEFYFRGFLLPRIAHLGKAAPVLSTVLFSLYHFWAPWTFFSKLIFFFPGPWFVWKKKDIRLSIGMHVGTTSISTVGGIIALAFNIV, from the coding sequence ATGGAAGACACGCACAGGTCCACGGTTGCGGCGGAGCCCCAGCCACCCCGCGGAATAGCCGGTCGGCTGCTTGCCGACCGGCACTCGTTGCCGCTGTCCATCGCATTGCACCTGGTACCGGGTGCGCTGATCGTCGCGGTCTATCTGCTGATCGCCGAACCAGTCGTACTGGCCATCGGCGCTCCGGTGTTCCTGGGCTGGGCGATCGCCCTGTGCCTGGTTCTCGGGCCGCTGATGGCGGGCTTGTACTGGCTGGGGCGCAGGCGCAACGGCCGGTTCTCGTTGCGTGGCGTGCTGCGCTACACCGACAAGCCGTTGCCGAGGGGAAAGCTCGTCGCCATGGCCATCCTCCTGTTCCTGTGGATGATGGTGCTGTCGACCGCGCTCACACCACTGGACAGCTTCGTCTTCGACCATTTCTTCACCTGGCTCCCGTTCGCCGACGCGGGCGGCGGCGCCACCACGTACCTCGAGAAGAGCGGTCATTCGGCCATGCTCACCACGCTGGTGATCTGCCTGCCGCTGACCGGGGTTTCGCTGCCGCTCATCGAGGAGTTCTACTTCCGCGGGTTCCTCCTGCCCCGCATCGCCCACCTTGGCAAAGCGGCGCCGGTGCTCAGCACGGTCTTGTTTTCGCTGTACCACTTCTGGGCACCGTGGACGTTCTTCTCGAAGCTGATCTTCTTCTTCCCGGGGCCCTGGTTCGTGTGGAAGAAGAAGGACATCCGGCTGTCGATCGGAATGCACGTCGGGACGACCTCGATTTCGACGGTCGGCGGCATCATCGCGCTGGCGTTCAACATCGTGTGA
- a CDS encoding helix-turn-helix domain-containing protein, translating into MTQDDDLDGLVRKRVRALRVAQGWSLEELATRARLSPSSLSRIENGQRRLALDQLVTLARALDTSLDQLVETDTDDVIASPMIDGAHGLMRWPIKAEPGMTVVRQRITSPPPENPASMRAHPGREWLVVLSGTVVLMLGHRRLRVETNQAAEFPTMLPHAIGTAGGPCEIIGIFDREARRGHQTG; encoded by the coding sequence ATGACGCAAGACGACGACCTGGACGGCCTGGTGCGCAAACGCGTTCGCGCGCTGCGGGTCGCGCAGGGCTGGTCGCTGGAGGAACTGGCCACCCGCGCCCGGCTGAGCCCGTCGTCGCTCAGCCGGATCGAGAACGGCCAGCGCCGCCTCGCCCTCGACCAGCTCGTCACGCTCGCCCGCGCGCTGGACACCTCGCTCGATCAGCTCGTCGAGACGGACACCGACGACGTGATCGCCAGCCCGATGATCGACGGCGCCCACGGCCTGATGCGGTGGCCGATCAAGGCGGAGCCGGGGATGACCGTCGTGCGCCAGCGCATCACGAGCCCGCCGCCGGAAAACCCCGCCAGCATGCGCGCGCACCCCGGCCGCGAATGGCTCGTCGTCCTCTCCGGCACCGTAGTGCTGATGCTGGGGCACCGGCGCCTGCGCGTCGAGACCAACCAAGCCGCCGAGTTCCCGACCATGCTCCCGCACGCGATCGGCACCGCGGGCGGGCCGTGCGAAATCATCGGCATCTTCGACCGCGAAGCCCGCCGCGGGCACCAAACCGGCTGA
- a CDS encoding amidohydrolase family protein, with amino-acid sequence MATNISRRSLLVAGAAAGIASTTAWPAVAVTERAGRGIAFTHATVLDPASGRVLPDTTVLVRGDTIAEVGRQVRLDGATVVDLRGKYVVPGLADMHAHAQADGIDNGLYVANGVTTVREMAGSPKARDWRDRIEAGTLLGPRYTVGSRIIDGLPSIWDPKWTDVVQVGGPAAARAAVRGEIARGADFIKVYSRVSRDAYRALADEAHRHGVPFVGHCPDAVPLHEAAELGQTSIEHLFWTPFETSTRESWIRSEIQRIRLGLGDYAGWFAALHPLEWTAAHTYSPVKARRLHEKLARHAVRQVPTLAMHRGLDFARTIDMNDPRNKYLPADALETQKMARQELYLKDRAPSQDAEWAAMFDYRLRTVRRMYEAGVPLMTGTDTGTVAVWPGFSVHDELELFVAAGIPPMAALHASTAEPAAFLGTRTGRVAPGHAADLAILDADPLHDIRNTRKLSGVVVRGRYVDAAERLRILAEVEHTAATAPPQAAAAGCPCHAH; translated from the coding sequence ATGGCAACGAACATTTCCCGGCGCAGCCTGCTCGTCGCGGGCGCGGCCGCCGGTATCGCGAGCACCACTGCCTGGCCCGCGGTGGCCGTCACGGAACGGGCCGGGCGCGGTATCGCGTTCACGCACGCGACCGTGCTCGACCCCGCCTCCGGCCGCGTGCTCCCGGACACCACGGTGCTGGTGCGCGGAGACACCATCGCCGAGGTCGGCAGGCAGGTCCGGCTGGACGGGGCCACCGTGGTGGACCTGCGGGGCAAGTACGTCGTCCCCGGCCTCGCCGACATGCACGCGCACGCGCAGGCCGACGGCATCGACAACGGGCTCTACGTCGCCAACGGCGTGACGACCGTCCGCGAAATGGCGGGCTCGCCGAAGGCCCGCGACTGGCGCGACCGGATCGAGGCGGGCACGCTGCTCGGCCCCCGGTACACGGTCGGGAGCCGGATCATCGACGGCCTGCCGAGCATCTGGGATCCTAAGTGGACTGACGTCGTCCAGGTCGGCGGTCCGGCGGCGGCACGGGCGGCGGTGCGCGGGGAAATCGCCCGCGGCGCGGACTTCATCAAGGTGTACTCACGGGTGTCCAGGGACGCCTACCGCGCGCTCGCCGACGAAGCGCACCGCCACGGCGTGCCGTTCGTGGGCCACTGCCCGGACGCGGTGCCGCTGCACGAGGCCGCGGAGCTGGGCCAGACCAGTATCGAGCACCTGTTCTGGACACCGTTCGAAACCTCCACCAGGGAATCGTGGATCCGCTCGGAGATCCAGCGGATCCGGCTCGGCCTTGGCGACTACGCGGGCTGGTTCGCGGCGCTGCACCCCCTGGAGTGGACCGCGGCGCACACCTACAGCCCGGTGAAAGCCCGTCGCCTGCACGAAAAACTCGCCCGGCACGCCGTGCGCCAGGTCCCGACCCTGGCGATGCACCGCGGCCTCGACTTCGCCCGCACCATCGACATGAACGACCCGCGGAACAAGTACCTGCCCGCCGACGCGCTGGAGACCCAGAAAATGGCGCGCCAGGAGCTCTACCTGAAGGACCGCGCGCCGTCGCAGGACGCCGAATGGGCCGCGATGTTCGACTACCGGCTGCGAACGGTGCGCAGGATGTACGAGGCCGGGGTCCCGCTCATGACGGGCACCGATACCGGAACCGTGGCGGTGTGGCCCGGTTTCTCCGTCCACGACGAACTGGAGCTGTTCGTGGCGGCGGGCATCCCGCCGATGGCGGCGCTGCACGCTTCGACGGCCGAACCCGCCGCCTTCCTCGGCACCCGCACCGGCCGCGTCGCCCCGGGTCATGCGGCCGATCTGGCGATACTCGATGCCGACCCGCTGCACGACATCCGGAACACGCGGAAGCTGTCCGGAGTCGTGGTGCGCGGCAGGTACGTCGACGCCGCCGAGCGCCTGCGGATACTGGCGGAGGTCGAGCACACCGCCGCGACCGCACCCCCGCAGGCGGCCGCCGCCGGCTGCCCCTGCCACGCGCACTGA
- a CDS encoding helix-turn-helix domain-containing protein — protein MRTTRREVVDPHFVLRVVDCTAEHPHWSPPESTSGTQVVLVRRGRFRLESRGRRVTVDPTTGYLHPPGHEARFAHPAGGDTCTSITLPGHALTAAVEAAPVRVDARLELAHRALLRTGSDPAFAGAEAVVDLLRLALRRQPDEAPAPGSHDLADRAREAVLADEPGATGLVALAHLLETSPSHLSRTFRHHVGMTVSRYRNRVRISRALRRIDEGETNLASLAADLGFSDQAHFTRTMRRELGHAPGRVRALLGR, from the coding sequence GTGCGCACGACGAGACGAGAGGTGGTGGATCCGCACTTCGTGCTCCGGGTGGTCGACTGCACCGCCGAGCACCCGCACTGGTCGCCGCCCGAGAGCACGTCCGGCACCCAGGTGGTCCTGGTCCGGCGCGGCCGGTTCCGGCTCGAATCCCGTGGCAGGCGCGTGACCGTCGACCCGACCACCGGCTACCTGCACCCGCCCGGTCACGAGGCCCGCTTCGCGCACCCCGCCGGTGGCGACACGTGCACGTCGATCACGCTGCCCGGCCACGCGCTGACGGCGGCCGTCGAAGCGGCCCCGGTCCGGGTGGACGCGCGGCTCGAACTGGCCCACCGCGCGCTCCTGCGCACCGGTTCGGACCCGGCCTTCGCCGGCGCCGAGGCCGTCGTGGACCTGCTGCGGCTGGCGCTTCGCCGTCAACCCGACGAGGCACCCGCGCCGGGCAGCCACGACCTCGCGGACCGCGCCAGGGAAGCCGTGCTCGCGGACGAGCCGGGTGCCACCGGCCTGGTCGCGCTGGCGCATCTGCTGGAGACCTCACCGTCCCATCTGAGCCGCACGTTCCGGCACCACGTGGGCATGACCGTCAGCCGATACCGCAATCGCGTACGGATCAGCCGCGCGCTGCGGCGGATCGACGAAGGGGAAACGAACCTCGCGAGCCTCGCGGCCGACCTCGGCTTCAGCGACCAGGCCCACTTCACCCGGACCATGCGGCGCGAACTGGGCCACGCCCCCGGACGCGTCCGCGCCCTGCTCGGCAGGTAG
- a CDS encoding MFS transporter: MRTPRNLPPGTDISGVPANSFKTGGHPWPMLADVIEHAASTTRRGPVLAVLLAGQVMVSLDGSIVSVAAQTIRAGLGASDAEVQLLVSSYLLTTGVLFVTGARIGDVLGYRGAFLIGLGWFTGASLLCGLAVDPTMLVLARIAQAIGAALLMPQVFSLIHRHWEGAGRGRVIGAYSMVLALGVALGQLIGGLVAEADVFGLSWRPVFLINVPIGLIVLVIAPRVLPSSRTEARARLDLFGVALLTAGMAAVTLPLIFGRDHGWPAWSWGVLACGVVLLGVFVRYESTARHPVFDLAALKPKGVKPGLAACCVVMGCYTVFVLALTLHLQSGLGYTPLQAGLAFVPYAVGFGALSLSWNHCPPRLRRVMPIAGPLVFAAGAILAVLLVRIDGRAWGFLPVLLLAGAGHAAGYSPLIARVTSSVEPRFASAISAANATGPVLAEVLGVAGIGGLYFAANSSGDGLLLVVVAIAALLVVATACAAVSTRQFGLRHTEMCLAES, translated from the coding sequence GTGCGCACACCGCGGAACCTACCGCCGGGCACCGACATTTCCGGGGTACCCGCAAATTCGTTCAAGACCGGCGGCCACCCGTGGCCGATGCTCGCGGACGTGATCGAGCACGCCGCATCCACTACCCGTCGAGGCCCGGTACTGGCCGTGCTGCTCGCGGGCCAGGTCATGGTTTCCCTTGACGGGTCGATCGTTTCCGTTGCCGCGCAGACGATTCGCGCCGGACTGGGGGCCAGCGACGCCGAGGTCCAGCTGCTCGTCTCGAGCTACCTGCTGACCACCGGCGTGCTGTTCGTCACCGGCGCGCGGATCGGTGACGTGCTCGGCTACCGGGGCGCGTTCCTGATCGGCCTCGGCTGGTTCACCGGGGCATCGCTGCTGTGCGGACTGGCGGTCGATCCCACGATGCTGGTGCTCGCCCGCATCGCGCAGGCGATCGGGGCCGCATTGCTGATGCCGCAAGTGTTTTCGCTCATCCACCGCCACTGGGAAGGCGCCGGGCGCGGCAGGGTGATCGGTGCCTACAGCATGGTCCTCGCGCTGGGAGTCGCGCTCGGCCAACTGATCGGCGGTCTGGTCGCCGAGGCCGACGTGTTCGGTCTCTCCTGGCGGCCGGTCTTCCTGATCAACGTCCCGATCGGACTGATCGTGCTGGTGATCGCTCCGCGCGTGCTGCCGAGTTCGCGTACGGAAGCGCGCGCTCGCCTCGACCTCTTCGGGGTGGCGCTGCTGACCGCGGGCATGGCCGCGGTCACGCTCCCGCTCATCTTCGGCCGTGACCACGGGTGGCCCGCCTGGTCGTGGGGCGTCCTCGCCTGCGGTGTCGTGCTGCTGGGCGTGTTCGTGCGGTACGAATCCACGGCACGGCACCCGGTGTTCGACCTCGCGGCGCTGAAGCCGAAAGGGGTGAAGCCGGGATTGGCCGCGTGCTGCGTCGTCATGGGCTGCTACACGGTTTTCGTGCTCGCGCTGACCCTGCACCTGCAGTCCGGGCTCGGCTACACCCCGCTCCAGGCGGGACTCGCGTTCGTCCCGTACGCGGTGGGTTTCGGCGCGCTCAGCCTGAGCTGGAACCACTGCCCGCCGCGGCTGCGGCGGGTCATGCCGATCGCGGGCCCGCTGGTCTTCGCGGCGGGGGCGATCCTGGCCGTGCTGCTCGTCCGGATCGACGGTCGCGCGTGGGGTTTCCTCCCGGTGCTGCTGCTCGCCGGGGCCGGGCACGCCGCCGGGTACAGCCCGCTGATCGCGCGCGTCACGTCCTCGGTGGAACCCCGGTTCGCCTCGGCGATCTCGGCCGCGAACGCCACCGGGCCCGTGCTCGCCGAGGTGCTCGGGGTCGCGGGCATCGGTGGTCTCTACTTCGCGGCGAACTCTTCCGGGGACGGTCTGCTCCTGGTCGTCGTCGCGATCGCGGCGCTCCTCGTCGTCGCGACGGCGTGCGCGGCTGTCAGTACGCGTCAGTTCGGCTTGCGCCACACGGAAATGTGCTTGGCGGAGTCCTGA
- a CDS encoding class I SAM-dependent DNA methyltransferase: MTSSELWTRATADRYDAEETEMSSAAVLGPTLDFLAGLAGDGKALEFAIGTGRVGVPLRERGVPVAGIELSEHMAAVLRRKIGEDALPVTIGDMATTAVPGEFALVYLVYNTITNLLTQDEQVECFRNAARHLAPGGRFVIELGVPPLRFLPPGQVAVPFDVSERHLGFDTIDVVDQILVSHHFTRDGDDGRYRRGSSRHRYAWPAELDLMARIAGLELERRVADWHGAPFTQDSAKHISVWRKPN, translated from the coding sequence GTGACGAGCAGCGAACTGTGGACCCGTGCGACCGCCGACCGCTACGACGCCGAGGAAACCGAAATGTCCTCGGCCGCCGTGCTCGGACCCACCCTCGACTTCCTCGCCGGACTCGCGGGCGACGGCAAAGCGCTGGAATTCGCGATCGGGACCGGGCGAGTGGGCGTCCCGCTCCGGGAACGTGGCGTGCCGGTCGCGGGCATCGAACTGTCCGAGCACATGGCGGCGGTGCTGCGGCGCAAGATCGGCGAGGACGCGCTCCCGGTGACCATCGGGGACATGGCCACCACGGCGGTGCCCGGCGAGTTCGCCCTGGTCTACCTCGTCTACAACACGATCACGAACCTGCTCACGCAAGACGAGCAGGTCGAGTGCTTCCGCAACGCCGCGCGGCACCTGGCGCCGGGCGGCCGGTTCGTCATCGAGCTGGGTGTGCCGCCGCTGCGGTTCCTGCCGCCGGGCCAGGTCGCGGTGCCGTTCGACGTCTCCGAGCGGCACCTCGGCTTCGACACGATCGACGTGGTCGACCAGATCCTCGTCTCGCACCACTTCACCCGCGACGGCGACGACGGCCGTTATCGCCGTGGGAGCTCACGGCACCGGTACGCCTGGCCCGCCGAACTCGACCTGATGGCGCGGATCGCCGGGCTGGAGCTGGAACGCCGCGTCGCGGACTGGCACGGGGCGCCGTTCACTCAGGACTCCGCCAAGCACATTTCCGTGTGGCGCAAGCCGAACTGA
- a CDS encoding SdrD B-like domain-containing protein: MRRILATVLTAPLLVAAIGSTAHAEGGQAGAVSGAGFFDRNADGARQPGEAGAGGFTVELLSASGGWRKSVRTDQDGHYRFADLAPGKYSVQFDGGGHASTTPWAVGVAVWDTETVVNFGVR, translated from the coding sequence GTGCGACGAATCCTGGCGACGGTGCTGACCGCGCCCTTGCTGGTCGCGGCCATCGGGTCGACGGCGCACGCCGAGGGCGGGCAAGCCGGTGCGGTGTCGGGAGCCGGGTTCTTCGACCGGAACGCCGACGGTGCGCGGCAACCCGGTGAAGCCGGTGCGGGTGGCTTCACGGTCGAGCTGCTGTCCGCCAGCGGCGGGTGGCGGAAATCGGTTCGCACAGACCAGGACGGGCATTACCGCTTCGCCGATCTCGCCCCTGGCAAGTACTCGGTCCAGTTCGACGGCGGCGGACACGCCAGCACCACGCCGTGGGCCGTCGGGGTCGCGGTATGGGACACCGAGACGGTCGTGAACTTCGGCGTGCGGTGA
- a CDS encoding MarR family winged helix-turn-helix transcriptional regulator translates to MADARAAQDIAFELRRVLQAGREMQAALARRLGLRVTDVQALDHVVSAPEPVGPGDLGQRLGMTSASATVLVDRLVAAGHLSRHADAADKRRVVLRATPHARSETRAALAPLLTGIAAITDQLDPAEAEVVLAFLGKVAATMRAYDERS, encoded by the coding sequence ATGGCGGACGCGCGCGCGGCACAGGACATCGCGTTCGAACTGCGGCGAGTGCTGCAGGCCGGGCGGGAGATGCAGGCTGCCCTCGCCCGCCGCCTGGGACTGCGGGTGACCGATGTGCAGGCGCTCGACCACGTCGTGTCGGCCCCGGAGCCCGTCGGTCCCGGCGACCTCGGCCAGCGGCTGGGCATGACCTCGGCCTCGGCGACCGTGCTGGTCGACCGGCTCGTCGCCGCCGGGCACCTGTCGCGGCACGCCGACGCCGCGGACAAGCGGCGCGTGGTCCTGCGCGCGACCCCGCACGCGCGGAGCGAAACCCGCGCCGCCCTCGCCCCGCTGCTCACCGGCATCGCGGCGATCACCGATCAGCTCGACCCCGCCGAAGCCGAAGTCGTACTGGCCTTCCTCGGCAAGGTCGCCGCCACGATGCGCGCTTACGACGAACGTTCCTAA
- a CDS encoding nitroreductase/quinone reductase family protein: MARKSSEIARMNAELVTALLDGEPEPFADGGTALRVLEAAGRHSGRPHRTPLGVLTLHGGRYLVSPDANRDWVRNLTANPVCGLRAGEVSERLRARRIDGDEAAAAVSAYLTAVRVPWALAAFPVTPAASTAEIVANLDTLAVFRLDPEPGARA, translated from the coding sequence ATGGCTAGAAAATCTAGCGAAATCGCCCGGATGAACGCCGAGCTGGTGACCGCGCTGCTGGACGGCGAGCCCGAGCCCTTCGCCGACGGGGGCACCGCGCTGCGCGTGCTGGAGGCGGCAGGGCGGCACAGCGGCCGCCCGCACCGGACGCCGCTCGGCGTGCTCACCCTCCACGGCGGCCGGTACCTGGTGTCGCCCGACGCGAACCGGGACTGGGTGCGGAACCTGACCGCGAACCCGGTCTGCGGGCTCCGCGCGGGCGAGGTCAGCGAACGCCTGCGCGCGCGGCGCATCGACGGCGACGAGGCCGCCGCGGCGGTGTCGGCCTACCTGACCGCGGTGCGGGTGCCGTGGGCGCTGGCCGCGTTCCCGGTCACCCCGGCCGCTTCGACGGCGGAAATCGTCGCGAACCTGGACACGCTGGCCGTGTTCCGCCTCGATCCGGAACCGGGTGCTCGGGCATGA
- a CDS encoding FAD-dependent oxidoreductase, producing the protein MTASNVVVVGGGPGGMVLAHLLGRAGIPVTVLEAHQDFDRDFRGDSLHPYTLELLDRLGLADRLLALPHHKARYFRFHTPSGTITTADYGKLDSRHDYVALMPQARFLDFLATETASLPGARVVTGAKVTELARDGDGRVTGVRYRDHTGTHHLPAALVVGADGRFSRMRRLADASARSLGATTDLLWFRLPRRDGDPPDADVDLYFGRHHYLGLLAGTHEWQVGYSLPKGGYAEARDRGVRPIRTFVAEHVPWLADRAGLLTGFAQTTLLSVDISRVDTWWCPGLLLIGDAAHVISPVGGNGILMAVQDAVTAANHLVRHLGERDFDAALPGIQAEREPAIRQVQAQQVRVERRAARARENGRPATPPYLLLRLLTAVPGARARSARANAYGPRPPRLDPAVAP; encoded by the coding sequence ATGACGGCCTCGAACGTCGTCGTGGTGGGCGGCGGTCCGGGCGGGATGGTGCTGGCCCACCTGCTCGGCAGGGCCGGAATCCCGGTCACGGTGCTGGAGGCGCACCAGGACTTCGACCGCGACTTCCGCGGCGACTCGCTGCACCCGTACACCCTCGAACTGCTCGACCGCCTCGGCCTCGCCGACCGGCTGCTCGCGCTGCCGCACCACAAAGCCCGCTACTTCCGGTTCCACACTCCGTCCGGGACGATCACCACCGCCGACTACGGCAAGCTGGATTCCCGGCACGATTACGTGGCGCTGATGCCCCAGGCGCGGTTCCTCGACTTCCTCGCCACCGAAACCGCGAGCCTGCCCGGCGCGCGCGTCGTCACCGGGGCCAAGGTCACCGAACTCGCCCGCGACGGCGACGGCAGGGTCACCGGCGTGCGCTACCGCGACCACACCGGAACGCACCACCTGCCCGCCGCGCTGGTGGTCGGCGCGGACGGCCGCTTCTCCCGGATGCGCCGCCTCGCCGACGCGTCGGCCCGGTCCCTCGGCGCGACCACCGACCTGCTGTGGTTCCGGCTGCCGCGCCGCGACGGCGACCCGCCGGACGCCGACGTGGACCTCTACTTCGGACGGCACCACTACCTCGGGCTCCTCGCCGGCACGCACGAATGGCAGGTGGGGTACAGCCTGCCCAAGGGCGGCTACGCGGAGGCCCGCGATCGCGGTGTCCGTCCTATCCGGACGTTCGTCGCCGAACACGTGCCCTGGCTGGCCGACCGCGCCGGGCTGCTCACCGGCTTCGCGCAGACCACGCTGCTCTCGGTCGACATCTCCCGCGTCGACACCTGGTGGTGTCCAGGACTGCTGCTGATCGGCGACGCCGCGCACGTCATTTCCCCGGTCGGCGGCAACGGAATCCTGATGGCCGTCCAGGACGCGGTCACGGCGGCCAACCACCTCGTGCGCCACCTCGGCGAGCGCGATTTCGACGCCGCGCTCCCCGGCATCCAGGCCGAACGCGAACCCGCGATCAGGCAGGTGCAGGCCCAGCAGGTCCGCGTCGAACGGCGAGCCGCCCGCGCTCGCGAAAACGGCCGTCCCGCAACGCCTCCGTATCTGCTGCTGCGCCTGCTGACCGCCGTTCCGGGTGCCCGCGCCCGCTCCGCTCGCGCCAACGCCTACGGTCCTCGGCCACCGCGGCTCGATCCCGCCGTCGCGCCCTGA
- a CDS encoding VCBS repeat-containing protein, which translates to MNRKGIVRTATLAGVAAAIGLTATLTATAAPRPVTATADLDGNGEIETVTATMAGDHEQVISATVNGVATSIRVQADSQFGLQAPRVADLNGDGSQELIVPTSVGANTTQFTALHYHDGLQQVVGADGKPLELAEGGGVAAKLGYNCSDTEGGGRVFGTVAAEADDLNAPNLTYSGTRTVYTMRDGALTVQETVPFSHRPDTNPLVVADPATCS; encoded by the coding sequence ATGAACCGCAAGGGAATCGTCCGTACCGCCACGCTCGCCGGTGTCGCCGCCGCGATCGGGCTGACCGCCACGCTGACCGCGACCGCCGCGCCGCGGCCCGTGACCGCCACCGCCGATCTCGACGGCAACGGCGAGATCGAAACCGTCACCGCCACGATGGCCGGTGACCACGAGCAGGTCATCTCCGCGACGGTGAACGGGGTGGCCACCTCGATCCGCGTGCAGGCGGACAGCCAGTTCGGCTTGCAGGCTCCGCGCGTCGCCGATCTCAACGGCGACGGCAGCCAGGAGCTGATCGTGCCCACTTCGGTCGGCGCGAACACCACCCAGTTCACCGCGCTGCACTACCACGACGGCCTGCAGCAGGTCGTCGGCGCCGACGGCAAACCCCTGGAACTGGCCGAAGGCGGCGGCGTCGCGGCCAAGCTCGGCTACAACTGCTCGGACACCGAAGGCGGCGGCCGGGTCTTCGGCACCGTGGCCGCCGAAGCCGACGACCTCAACGCCCCGAACCTGACCTACTCCGGCACCCGCACCGTCTACACGATGCGCGACGGCGCGCTGACCGTGCAGGAAACCGTGCCCTTCAGCCACCGCCCCGACACCAACCCCCTCGTCGTCGCGGACCCCGCCACCTGCTCCTGA